The Chanos chanos chromosome 3, fChaCha1.1, whole genome shotgun sequence genome segment AACATTTCAGACTCACCTTCAGGTCAATGGTAAGTCTTTTATATttataacataataaaaaacttACTGTTGTATTTATGTGACATAATGAAAAATTTACTGTTGACATATTATTCATGAGTCTTACTCACCATCACcatttattcatattcattaattaatctgatacatttctcttcatttgtatCCACAATGTTTAAAGAACAGCTTTCTAAACACCAAAACATAAagacttttaaaacatttgctgCTACCCTGAGATACATTTGATAGTGTTTTTGCACATTCAGCATGGAAAGTTCTGTAAAATAGCGTTGAAACCTGGTGAAACACTAAAAATGAGCCAAGTCAGGGAGAAGAATTTGATCCAGTTCAGTTATGTTTGTCCACAGTTCTTttccacagtcaaaacacagatcACCATCCTCAGACATTTCACTGTCCAAACACAAAGAAGCTCCAGTCATAGATGTTCCACATACACTCTCACCATGTCCTCAGGGCTACTTCTGCTGTTCACTTAGTATCATATCGatcacacaattacacagaaacTACCAGCATCACTAGGTGTCCATTATAAACATAGGAAGTCCTTATATggtaaaacagtgaaaactgctttttttactccttttggggggggggggggggggggggggggggggagaaaaggagaaaaatcttTACTTTATATAAAGATCCATTATCAGTTTCACTGTAGAAGTTAAATATATCGGTGATCCTTCAGTCATTCCATCCATATTAATTATACTGTCACCTGACAATCCAAGGTATCCAGTTATGGCCAGGTAACCAAGGTAAAATGGTTAAACAAATGCTGCAGTTAAGTAGATAGAGCATCTCCCTCCATAGAGTAATGTGCGACAGATGTGGTAGTTGCAGAAGTGAAGCCAGTTTgctaatgaattcattttaaattaaatatggTGCCAGGTAATATCAATGTTAGCAATTTTGTTGTCTAAATCAAGACATAACTGACCAGTTAAACCCGTTTTAATGTATCGTGTAGTGTATCTAGGACCAGCTGACAAACTACCACTCAGGAGAAAAGACAGTGCTAAACCACCTCATGCAGGGTGAgttgatttgtttgatttgtgttgatCTGTGGTCTGTACCTGTTCAGTGCCAAAGTAGCTGCAGTTGAAcgcattaaaaacaaatcatgcTTATATTATTTATGAAGATATCACATGATTTAATCTCtaatttcatttcagtatttgCCATTCCAAGTCCAGGAAATTAGGGACCTGCTTGTTGCGTTTGAAGTGTGAAGACTGTGTACATTAATTGATTTAGACTTTGTATTTAACAGAAACACGAGAGATTATTTGTGATTATTTGCAGTGGGAGGTGAAAGCCCCAGTTCAAACCTGCCAGTATCTCCTGAGCTGAGGCTGGTGCTACTGGggctgagtgagacagtgaagtggGCAGCAGGAAACACCATCCTGGGCAGAGAGGAGTTTGGGATCCAGGCTGCTGCATCCACAGAGACCCAGcacagtgagagcagacagggggAGGTGGCTGGGAGACAGCTGGTGGTGGTGGACACTCCTGACTGGTTGAGTCCTGGACTCTCtcaggaggagatgaggaagGACGTGGGGCtctgtgtccgtctgtctgccCCAGGACCCCACACCTTCCTCCTGGTCTGTCCACTGGAACcatctgagggagaggagagtgagcTGCTGGAGAGAATGGAGGACATTTTTGGGGACAAATGCTGGGGACACACAATGATCCTCTTCATAAATACTGAAGGGTTAAGGGGGGTTAATGTAGaagaggttatccagatgaaaAGTCATAGGTTTCAGCAGCTGATGGAGAAATGTGGAAACAGGTGTCACCTTGTGAATGTTAAGAACAGGGACGTTACTGAGGTGACAGAACTGCTGCAGAAGATTGAGGAAATGGTGTCAAAAAACCAAGAGAAATTTTACAGCAGTGACGTTTACCAAGAAGCAGTGGAGCAagtcacagaaatgaaaatattgattgaaaaagagaagaaaaacaggagagagaaggaggagaaagagttGGAGAGGAAATATGAAATAGATCTGCACAATTATGTCATGAAAACGGAGCAACAGAATAAGGAAAAAGATGAGAAGATTAGAGAACTTGAAAAAAGGATAGCTGAGCTGGAAAAAGAGCTTGAGAATGAGAAGaatgaaaatagaaagaaagagttgGAGAGGCAAgtggaagaagagaaagaaaggagaagagagacagaaagggagagagagaagagagaaaaagaggacagacacaaagaggagttggaggagatcagagagaaatatgagaTGGAGGCCAAAGCTGAAGCTGAGAGAAATCTTATGAAGATTATTCTGCCAGAACTGCAGAGCAAAATTAGACCCTTTATTAAAAAGCTACAGAGTGAATTTAacataaagacagaggagaaagatgaagaaatgaagagaatgatGAAGATactagaggagaaagagagaaggatcGAGAGAATTAAGTACATACTagaggaaaaggacagagagatagagagaaataaGGAAACACTTGAGGCACAAGccaaagagataaagagattgAGGAAAAGCAATGAGGAGCAGGACAGTGAATTAGAAAGAGTGCTGGAGAGACTGGtgaagacacaaacagaaatggagagactgttagtttaaacagaaacaagaggaaaaatttattttatgtcCAAAAATAGAGCATTTACATCTTCAAAAACCTTGTGTGATGGCTGCAGCTCTGGGAGCACCACTGCTGTACCAGTCCTCCTCCACTTATTGGGTCTGAGCTGCCTTCCAATATAAGTACTGCCAGTTGAGTAGGCCAGTGTTAAAGTCCTTGTGTGTTACACAGGAGGCCTGGGTTTGACTCCCAGCTGAGCTTGACTGAGCCGGCAACATCACCTGACCCCCTTGGAGCTGGTGACCAGTGAAGACCCTGCACAACACCAGAGCCTTACATCAGAGCTCTACGTGACTAAGCACTAGACCAAGTGCCAGAGCACCCTCACATGAGTGGTTTGATCCACTCTGTGTACAATAAAGCACTAACCCTACTGAGGACAAATAGTTTCACGATTGGCGTCTACTCATTCTCACATGACCTCCACGACCGGACTTACTGGACTGAACACACCATCTCTCTATCAGCCTGATACATGTTCTTTCCACACAACAGCTGTGAGTAAGGAAAGGTCATTATGACAGTGTAAATGCAGAACATGGAGTGTGTAAGAATTTTGATTATCTTAAGTCCAcacacatgtggacacacaGTTATGGCCAAGACAAATAGGCCATCTGCATTTGGATTTGTCCTTCATACTGATGCATGCACATTAATTTTTACTGCTGAAGACAGATGGAGGAGAGTCCAGGTATGGGGTTACGTACAGAGAAGaagctttttcatttgtgtggcagGTTCTTCATTTCACAACAGGTGTTAGTTAATGACCGTTTAGCCTCTGCGCTTGTAGACATTCAACTAGCCCTGACActtggaggaaaaagaaaaacttgtcaACTGCTAACATAAACCTCTTCCCATGGAATTGACGCTATACAGTTACAGAGACGATATCTTGTATCACTCTCTGACAGAACATAAAAAGCTCTatttttcttatatttttttctttttcttttttttttactcaaaattAACTCCTGTGGTCCCCACACTCCCTCTCCTTGCGACTCCAACTCCCTGCTCTCCTACACATCCCGCCCCCTGACCAATCAGGTTACAGGAACTGTTCAGCCACCTGTTTGGGTTTTGCTGGTTTGATTGTTGAAACCATCTAGTGGCAGTTAATAGTAGTGCAGCCTACTATAAAGACAGGAAGTAGTCTTCATTTAGTGTCAGCATTGCAGTGTTGCTGCTGTGTGATGGTGTCCTGTAAATCCTGTTCCATCCATCCTTACAAGACTTGTTAGTCACATTGTCTGTAAGTGAATTTGTTAATTGGAAATATACTGAAATGGAATAACTACACATTTCAAGAGTTTAtggtgaattgtttatttttttagttgATCAGATACAGTATGATTGCAGCTAAGCTAACATACTTAGGCTGGTATCCTATTATACTCACCTGTTAAGACATTTGCCTTTATTTATGGTTAAACTTGCTGCATAATACCTACCTTGTCATATCTGTAATTTCAgcatgtcattttgtgtttgtttcagtttcacaaaaaGAACTATTCAAGTAAACTTCAGAAACAGAATCCTGGTTCTCCTGGAGTTACTGAGTAGATGTTTGAGCTGTCTGGGTAGCTAGGTGCAGGGACCTCTAGCGAGGCCAGTACTGGAACAGATGATGACTCTCACTCAACTAATAATGAACCGTTAAGCTGAACCTGCCAAGTTGTGCTCCATACAGTAACTATGTACATCATAAAAGCTTTTCAGCTCtcataacattacattaaatatttaattaaaatgacttgGGGGCAAATGAACATTCAACAGGGCTACACACTGATGAAACAGAACTATGGCACAATGTGTGTCTGATGACTTTGATTCTGAaccaacaaacacagtgaacacaaaTATTTCTGTGATCAAAAAAGTTTCAACTGGACAAATCTTAACTGACCAGTTTTTAAATATTACTTCCAGTTGTTTTACGAGACACATATTTTCACCAGTATAATTTCCTTGACTGTTTAATCTGATGGTTTATTGGACAATAAGCTTTAGCAAAATGACCCACAGAGTAAAGCAGCAGTAGGAAAAAGTGGCAACcaggaagagggaaagagaagtcAATACCAAAGAGGgtaattattttttgtttgtccaGGCTGCAGTAGATTCCTGCTGGATAATTTATCCACGAGGCTCTGATGCATCTCAAGGCTGTCATAGATTCCTGGAGGCAGAGGTAGAATACAGTGTTTTACAGGCAGACCGTGGAGTTTAATGGTTATTAACTGTCATTCATCAATATGTTCAATATCAGCCCTTTTTACTGTCTAAGAGTGATGCACTTTATTTCTCCTTATTTGCATTGGGAATCAGCATCAGTTTTGCCATGTTAGAAAAAAATAGTGTTTCAAGATCATTCAGTATGTAATAATGAACACTGTTAACAAGGAGCTCAGCAAAGCATGTCATAGAACTACGGCATCTGTTTTTCATTGAGTTTCACTGGGCTGTCACAGTGAGGGACTGAGCTTTAAAGTAATGTAGCTACATAATGAACTAGTTGATAAAGCAACGTCACACAAGagggagtgctgttatactgaaAATCAGCACTCTCGTCCAATCAAATTACTGGGTCGGAGTCGGTTGGAATGGAAAGTTGTATAATTGGTGTTAACGTCACTGGCTACAGGTCATTGCGTGATGAACATTTCTGGTGTTAAATCCTGATGTTGGCAATGCTGGATTTAACCATATTTAGCTTGTGTTAGCAATCAAATAAGTAGTGTTAAaatgagcaaaagaaaacaattaaacattttcctggcctttgaaaatgtgtgtgtgtgttccgcgcaaaatgtgtttctgtgtattttaaaacacacacacccacacacacacatacacacacacacgcacacacacttgctgtctctctctttctgtctccttgtctctctctctctctttctgtctctcttgttttagCAGTTCTACCATGCTTTGGTCATATAGTTAGTACTGTTGTTATGTATttaacctgtctctctgttagtTTCTCACAGATAAAGGAGCAGTTCTCCATTACGGAATGACTCTGATGCACTATATTaagtgaaacaaacagaaatgtcttttCATCTTTAGTCATTATTTAGTGACTGATTGTACATACTTTCCCTTTAGTTTCTGTTAGTTTTCTGCTGACcaacttaaataaaaaaaaaatcaactttaaatatttaatagagCTTAAACTAGTCACATGTTCCCCCAAATGTTCCTCTTATTGAGTAAAATACAATCAGAAACTTTGTATGTTTTATCATTATGTTTTGTCAGTATAAGACATAAAAGACAGGTGATTGTGTTACTGGTCTGTGTTACTGGTCTGTGTTACTGGTCCTTTCCCTCCACAGACCTCTGTCCATCAGTGGTCTCACATAACCAGTCTCTGAGTGATAAACCCTGGGTAAACTCTGCTGCTCTGTAAGGGACAGGAGAGATGGTTCTGTGTTAAAAGTTTGACTTACAGTCATGTTAGATACTGATTAACTCGATGACCCTGAAACTTATTCTGATCGTGAAATTGGGTGTGTcagatgttgaaaaaaaaaccacatataATTTGACACCAGTTGCTGTTACCAGCTGCTGCCACAACTGAAAATTGTTAAAAACTGAAATTGTTGCAACAACTCAgcaaatgtaaaatacagttgatttaaaaaaaaatatttgtgaatgtatgtaccTATTAATTCCTTTGCCAACTGTAGCGTGCTGCATGTATCCTTGGCCCAATTGGGCAGCCTGAtgggatgttgtgtgtgtttgattttcttgTGTTTTAAGTCATTTGATCTTTCCTTAAGAAAAGTCTGAATGTATTTcatgactgacacacagagagcactggGGTAATAGAGCAGTCTGATCAGTGTAGAGTCACAGatacaaatgaaaagacagaaaacattacagtgtgaagagacagagcaggagagaagtGTAAGGGAAAGATGAGATGATGAGGATTAGACACATAAAGACATGactagaaaaagagagaggtgtggtaATATGGTGGAATTCAAATAGCAGAATGCTTCACCAGTAAACTGTTTAACTGGGAATAAATGTAGTAGTCCAGTACAGTAAAGAAAAGGACTGAAAACACCGAACCTAATGACGGAATGGTCAAAGAGTATCATGTAGACAGGAAGTCATGCTCGTTTTCTCACTTGGACTTTGGCTAATTCTGTTGATTATCTCACTGTATCTGGGTGTTGCTTGGTGTTGTAAAACACAACGGCAATTCATCTACACCTTCTCTGATTGGTACATTTCTGTCCACATCTGGATTTATAATTTTCATAATTGATTCGGTCACTTTCTGACGTTTCATACTCTGAAGAGTGTCAGATGAAAAGCTTTAGTTTGATTAACAATGTTTCTCCTTATTTTGATCCTTTGACTTTATTGAAATTAGTTCAGTATTGTGTGCATTGTAGCCTATGAATACTGAGGAGCTGAGAGGTTAAACATATCAATAATCTTTTAGTTTAGGCCAAATGGGACAAGAATTTTCACCACAACTTAGATGGACACGAGCAGGAAAGAGCATTTTAATTccaaaataaatttttaaaacatgtctgTCAACATAGCAGAGAGAAACCAACCATGTCCAGTGCAGtattaaaataattcatttctAAAGACAGGGACTTACTCCAGTTTGGATTTTGACTTGTGTGCGGACATTAGACATTATTTCTTGTCTTGGACATGTCAATATTTGTGCTTGGCCTTGTCTCGGTCTTGACAAATATGGCCTTTGGTCTCTACCGAGACCACCTTCGTTTAAaaaacgtgtatgtgtgtgtgtgtgtatgtgtgtgtgttttctttttgcatatATAACTGTCACCAGCGCGTACGCCCAGCTGTATATTGTGCTCCAGTAAGTCCTATAAAACAAATCACTGCGTGAGTTTAATAAAGGCAAGAAATTAATATTGGCAGTCGAATGAGGAAAGTAGCCTGGTTATCGGGACAATCTAAAACGCTCAcgtggaaaataaaaaaataagcaaatgaatagataaataaataaataaataaagtcacaGAAGTCCATGCTCTCGGGAAATGCCAGGAGCATTCTTCACCCTAGACTTACTCGATGAGACTTTATGAGAAATCATCGAGCCAGCACTAAAATCACCTTGGATCACCAAACTTCTCTCACAGCTTTTGGGTCATTTATAAACACGGTCTACTAACAAAAGGAAGCCGCAAACGTTAAACCTTATAATGGTtttcagtggagaggaaaaggCTGAACGAAAACgtgttttctttgtcctcaGCATACCGTTTCAATCTTTAAGTTTCAATTATGATTAttaatgtgtgagagaagttCAGTGTTCCTAAACTTCTTTTCTCAAAAAGTCGTGTAAAGCCATTCTCATCTGTTTAAACAGGGGGTGAAAAAAACgttaatgtaaaacatacagCTTAACCCTTAATCAGGTTTATTGCCTTGGTAGTAAAGAGTGTTTACGACTAGGAAGCAGAAAAAGCTGATGTTTCTAGGTCATTCTTTTAGTGCATTTAGCCACATGAAGCAGTTACGAGTTTCCATGGAGAACGCAAACACTTCATGTTGTTTCCCAACTTTTAAGTCGCTTTTGATAAAAGCGTCAGTCAAATTAAtgtaatgttagtgttaatgtaaaatgtattgttttgtctttgcattACGGTTTCGTTCTCTTGGCGGTACATGGCAGAATCTGGTTTTCCTGTATGTCGTTTTTCCAAAAAGTCAAGAATGGGgaagtctctcctctccacaaaTCTTTTGTGCCATCAGAAACTTCAACAACAAGCACAGGTTGTTTTAGGGCAAATATGCAAATTCACATCACCTCCGAGATGAAACGTTAATAAAATATACGAGACTGTAGTAACTGCTTTCTTCGtatgtaattcattttaaatacagCTATACGGAGAAAATAGCTtgtttattataatatttagaTAATATTTTGcaaatttcactttttgtttcttAATATCTTTATTAATAACGACACCTACTGTTCAGTTTAGTGAGTTCCGTTAAATGGACAACATAGCTTGATCACATGACCCCAGTAACAAATTGGAAAGGAAATGCGTGTATATTATAGAAACATCGGGAGATTCACAGTGTTTTCGCCAATGAAGAGTATCAGTGCGAAATTAAAAGGTTGTAATGAATTTCTGGTCAGAGGGCGCACACGGTATGTGATTGTTACTCATTCTAATTTTGTTCGATTCATTCATTGTTTCACAAGTTAATCTAAGTACAAATTTAAAGAGGAAATTGTCGCTAGTTTTTGTAAGAAATGGCTATTGGTCAACAGAGGCTAACATATTACCAGCTGGTAATATGCTTGTGTTTATAACAagtagtatttatttatttcaattgTTCACGGTGTTTAAGTTGTGAAGGAAGACAATAAAGAAACACTCGTCAAACATCAGTTAGAGCGTGGTTTTGTCTGAACCAGAAGAAAACTTTTGGGAGCAGTTATAAGCTGCATCGTTACTTGACTAAATTTCTATGTCTTTTACGCCCCTCACTGTGACACTGGTGATGCCCTGTAACATGTTTAAATCCATTGTCCAGAGTGAATCTACAGGGGTAGAGTATTGGTccaaccaatcagcattcatCTTCTGGGTCACCATTTAcgaatttttgtattttttaaacactttgttATGTGTTCACACTCAGCAGAATGCAGTTATGAGAGTATTCtaaatgtaattataattgTCTGTGTTCTTTCACATAGCTGAAGAATGAACTCTGACAGAATATACAGACATGAATATGAGAGCTGTGATGCTTATTATGTGATTTCTGAAGAAAACTTTTTAATCAGTGTGAATTCTGATCTGTAGTTATTAGTGTGCCcagtgatggactggcgacctgtccagggttcttccccacctttcacccaatgaatgcttggataggttccagcacccccgtgatcctaattaggataagtggcctagatgatgagtgagtgagtgagtaagtgagatGAGTAATTGGTGTATTAAATCATGACTGATTTGAGATCTCTCCTCTTCACATCAGGATCACTAATTCTGATCAGAAAACCATACGATGCTGGAAGTTCTTTATCCTCctggaacaaaaatgaatacatcAGAGTGTTCAAgggagatgatgtcactctgtcctgttACCTGTCTCCTGAAACCAgtgctgttaccatggagatcagCTGGTTTAAGGGGACAGAGTGTATTTACCAGTATAAgaatggagaggtgagagaggggaggggctatgagggcagagtgagtctgatcatggaggaactccagagaggaaacgtgtctctgacactgagagatgttcagtGGACTGATGCAGGAGAGTACAGGTGTGAGGTCATCTATGgagaaggtcagaggtcaacatTATGGACTTCCTTGTGGGTCTTAAGTAAGTATTGTGTATTTACATCATAAAAactcactgtttacactgtaaTGATAATTATCAGCCTCAGTCAGCATcatccttcattcattcactacATTAAATTACTCTTCACTTCCACTTGTAACCATGGgcgtcagtttgttttgaaaagtgctgaGGACAACAACGGGTTCGACGTGTTCACATCAGTGGGCTGTATACTGCCCATAGGTGTAAATGGCATCCCTTTAAGGATCGCCTTTAAAAGCTGCTTGCGCTTTTTACGTGTGTTACTATGCTATATAATGTTTTGAAAGTTGCTTAGGGCTGTACCCgactcagaattttgtcagCCGAATCGGATTTGGCTGTCCAATACGAATATTAGACTATTCGTTCCTGTTTTTGGCGATCAGAAAATCCActggcatgagtttcagtgatgatttcgaccacattaacatagtcaaacgcaacagagtcatggagacatatttttgagcatttaaaaatcgaTAAAAGACAGTTAcatatgatgcaagatttgaattgCGGCCTATTTGAGTTACCTACATACAATGTTGGACTATGGATTTGTCGGAATAATGTGACAGATGGCACACAGATAGGCCtacttctgtttaaatcaagctcttatagtctgttttttttctcagtttcactttaaacattaaaaacaacgtgtagcctaaatgaataaacaaatgaaacagtttaaaatgaattcacgGCATTGCCGTGAAATAACTAAGTGAATTGTTGCATACAAAATTGGCATTTGACGTTGTTAGGGCTGTCCTTCAAAAGGTCGAAATGCCGCGGTACATCGttagtttaccaaccactccacctctggtttcagcttctctcaccAGTTAACTATCAGTGCATTTTGTCAcgtggatatatatatatttttttagcaagaatataaaaatatatttatttttccccttattcataattcctcactgaaatgttataCCTGTGCGTTTTTGTACATTTCTATCTGTTTTAGCCTGTCATTGTAATGCACActgacagccaaaaaaaaaaaaaaagactgctagacttgaagaatctcagtcgacTGACGGGTCTCCGACTGATGATTCCAGTCGTCGACCTTTAGAGGGCAGCCCTAAagtcactgtcatgtaaaacaataaaaaggtTTTTGAAAGCCACATGAGTGACATGTCTAAGTTAGCCTATGTCTGTTAAACACACCACCTATGCATGTTTAATGAGACCGACC includes the following:
- the LOC115808777 gene encoding GTPase IMAP family member 7-like; this encodes MQVGGESPSSNLPVSPELRLVLLGLSETVKWAAGNTILGREEFGIQAAASTETQHSESRQGEVAGRQLVVVDTPDWLSPGLSQEEMRKDVGLCVRLSAPGPHTFLLVCPLEPSEGEESELLERMEDIFGDKCWGHTMILFINTEGLRGVNVEEVIQMKSHRFQQLMEKCGNRCHLVNVKNRDVTEVTELLQKIEEMVSKNQEKFYSSDVYQEAVEQVTEMKILIEKEKKNRREKEEKELERKYEIDLHNYVMKTEQQNKEKDEKIRELEKRIAELEKELENEKNENRKKELERQVEEEKERRRETEREREKREKEDRHKEELEEIREKYEMEAKAEAERNLMKIILPELQSKIRPFIKKLQSEFNIKTEEKDEEMKRMMKILEEKERRIERIKYILEEKDREIERNKETLEAQAKEIKRLRKSNEEQDRSLILIRKPYDAGSSLSSWNKNEYIRVFKGDDVTLSCYLSPETSAVTMEISWFKGTECIYQYKNGEVWYCIALVLYISCVV